In Cotesia glomerata isolate CgM1 linkage group LG1, MPM_Cglom_v2.3, whole genome shotgun sequence, one genomic interval encodes:
- the LOC123272493 gene encoding uncharacterized protein LOC123272493 gives MTKTCKEQYCPNKLKTALESVKSGRTMRQTAKDFKIPYSTIRSKIKGVAGHPRTKESILDSVQLICNKLKKTTPFINNRPSRSWYKGFMKRHQDVLSTRTSQNLTKRRANVSEKSIRFWFEEVGSYLKSKNLLNIDPSRIFNLDESCFYLTPKTEKVIVKRSQKSVYNLCNDDKESLTALVTCNAKGEMPPGLIMFKGAKLPVKIAQFLPTSFVAGKSENGI, from the exons atgaCCAAAACCTGCAAAGAACAGTATTgtccaaataaattaaaaacggCACTGGAGTCTGTAAAGAGTGGCAGAACAATGAGACAAACTGCAAAGGATTTTAAAATTCCTTATTCAACAATTCGTTCTAAAATAAAAG GCGTAGCTGGACATCCACGAACTAAAGAATCCATTCTTGACAGTGTGCAATTAATCTGCAATAAATTGAAGAAGACAACaccatttataaataatagacCATCAAGAAGCTGGTATAAGGGGTTCATGAAACGACATCAAGATGTATTAAGTACTCGAACTAGTCAAAATTTAACGAAAAGACGAGCTAATGTTAGTGAAAAATCGATCAGATTCTGGTTTGAAGAGGTTGGCAGTtacttaaaatctaaaaatttattgaatattgatCCGTCACGAATATTCAACTTGGATGAAAGTTGCTTTTATCTTACACCTAAAActgaaaaagtcattgtaaaaAGAAGTCAAAAAAGCGTCTATAATTTGTGTAATGATGATAAGGAATCATTAACAGCTTTGGTTACTTGTAATGCCAAGGGGGAAATGCCACCAGGCTTGATAATGTTCAAAGGTGCTAAACTTCCTGTTAAAATAGCCCAATTCCTGCCAACGTCATTTGTTGctggtaaaagtgaaaatggCATCTGA